One Candidatus Margulisiibacteriota bacterium genomic region harbors:
- a CDS encoding DUF134 domain-containing protein produces the protein MSPFQRKKRFCREFSGASFYKPSGIPLSRLPITILDLDEMEAMHLCDFEDLNQTEAAQRMNISTGTLQRLLYSGRKKLIDAIYTSKAIKIDRHEDIEELKGGE, from the coding sequence ATGTCACCATTTCAAAGAAAAAAAAGATTTTGTAGAGAATTTTCTGGTGCAAGCTTTTATAAACCAAGCGGTATTCCCCTATCTCGTCTACCAATAACAATACTAGACCTTGATGAAATGGAAGCCATGCACTTATGTGATTTTGAAGACTTAAATCAAACTGAAGCTGCACAACGAATGAATATTTCTACGGGGACACTACAAAGACTCCTGTATTCTGGCAGAAAAAAATTAATAGACGCTATCTATACATCAAAAGCAATAAAAATAGACCGTCATGAAGATATAGAAGAACTGAAAGGAGGTGAATAA
- a CDS encoding class I SAM-dependent methyltransferase: MAKRTSSNIFDNNVQDYDDWFNRHEETWLSELILIKSLLPKSNNCLEIGVGTGRFAQALNIKQGIDPSYEMKLFAENKGITVQQAKAEKMPFPDNSFDCLLMVTTICFIENPELALTECSRILKNNGYLVLGFIDKNSTIGQRYLATKEQNKFYKNAFFYSTEEINKMLTQNNFKIKEIKQTLFEDHTNNTSIQPTKEGYGEGSFIGIKAQKKEQING; this comes from the coding sequence ATGGCAAAGAGAACCTCTTCTAATATTTTTGACAACAATGTTCAAGATTATGATGATTGGTTTAATCGCCATGAGGAAACTTGGTTATCCGAGCTCATTTTAATAAAGTCTCTTCTGCCAAAATCAAACAATTGTCTTGAAATAGGAGTGGGAACTGGAAGATTTGCGCAAGCACTAAACATAAAACAAGGAATAGACCCTTCTTATGAAATGAAGCTATTTGCAGAGAATAAAGGAATTACTGTACAACAAGCTAAAGCCGAAAAAATGCCTTTCCCCGACAATTCTTTTGATTGTTTACTCATGGTCACAACCATCTGTTTTATTGAGAATCCAGAACTTGCCCTCACAGAATGTTCTCGTATTTTAAAAAATAATGGCTACTTGGTGTTAGGATTTATTGATAAAAATAGCACTATTGGACAACGTTATCTAGCAACCAAAGAACAAAATAAGTTTTACAAAAATGCTTTCTTTTACAGTACTGAAGAAATCAACAAGATGCTTACACAAAATAACTTTAAAATCAAAGAAATAAAACAAACTTTATTTGAAGATCATACAAATAATACTTCTATCCAGCCAACAAAAGAAGGTTACGG
- a CDS encoding DUF5320 domain-containing protein: MPAKDGTGPMGEGAMTGRGMGNCQTNNSQPRNFFGFGRRFSQGRGAGLGRGFGRMMPWKWNKSNPNSEKE, from the coding sequence ATGCCAGCAAAAGATGGAACTGGACCAATGGGAGAAGGAGCAATGACCGGTAGAGGCATGGGTAATTGCCAAACAAACAATTCTCAACCAAGGAACTTCTTTGGTTTTGGGAGGAGATTTTCTCAAGGCAGAGGAGCAGGACTTGGACGAGGATTCGGCAGAATGATGCCTTGGAAATGGAACAAATCAAACCCAAATAGTGAAAAGGAATAA
- a CDS encoding ATP-binding protein, which yields MKIAIASGKGGTGKTLISTNLFNVTPNSTYIDCDVEEPNGHLFLKGTHVKEQSFHIMIPEVNQNICNNCGKCAEVCQFNAIISAKQKVLVFPELCHGCGSCTFFCPTKAITETPKIIGKIQETLINNKPMITGTLNIGEPMAPPIIKQLKALPISTEHIIIDSPPGTSCPVIAAITGADMVLLVTEPTPFGLHDLDLAVQVVQKLNIPMGIIVNKSGLGGNIIENYSKKKNIEILLEIPHSKTIAKLYSEGKLITTLPKYKKIFENLSEKIQKKVKGFQNHES from the coding sequence ATGAAAATTGCAATTGCCAGTGGGAAAGGAGGGACCGGAAAAACTCTTATCTCAACCAACCTCTTTAACGTCACTCCCAATTCAACTTATATTGATTGTGATGTTGAAGAGCCTAATGGCCATTTATTCTTAAAAGGGACTCACGTTAAGGAACAATCCTTCCATATTATGATTCCTGAAGTTAATCAAAATATCTGTAATAACTGTGGTAAATGTGCTGAAGTCTGTCAATTTAATGCAATCATTTCAGCTAAGCAAAAAGTGCTTGTATTCCCTGAACTTTGTCATGGATGCGGTAGTTGTACCTTTTTTTGTCCCACCAAAGCCATCACAGAAACACCAAAAATAATAGGCAAAATACAGGAAACATTGATTAATAACAAACCTATGATTACTGGAACTCTCAATATCGGAGAACCCATGGCGCCTCCCATTATTAAACAATTAAAAGCACTACCAATTTCTACGGAACATATCATTATCGACTCCCCACCAGGAACTTCCTGCCCTGTAATAGCTGCAATAACAGGAGCTGACATGGTGCTCCTGGTTACTGAACCAACTCCGTTTGGGCTCCATGACCTTGATCTGGCTGTACAAGTGGTTCAAAAGCTAAATATTCCGATGGGAATTATCGTTAACAAAAGCGGACTCGGCGGAAACATCATTGAAAATTACAGTAAAAAGAAAAATATAGAAATACTTTTAGAAATACCTCATTCAAAAACAATTGCCAAGCTTTACTCTGAAGGGAAGCTAATAACAACGCTTCCAAAATACAAAAAAATATTTGAAAATTTGTCAGAAAAAATACAAAAAAAAGTTAAAGGATTTCAAAACCATGAAAGCTAA
- a CDS encoding DnaJ domain-containing protein, with protein MTSTYEEFQAAKKLLNIDDLTTFSEIKKQYHKLMQETHPDKKPKDNDSHKKTVELMKAYEIVTKYCQNYTFCLSAEEFQKQNNGSSYDENSIKYNNWWKENYGKENLF; from the coding sequence ATGACTTCAACTTATGAAGAGTTTCAAGCTGCTAAAAAGCTATTAAATATCGATGACCTAACAACCTTTAGTGAAATAAAAAAACAATACCACAAACTAATGCAAGAAACTCATCCTGACAAAAAACCTAAAGATAACGATTCTCACAAAAAAACTGTTGAACTAATGAAAGCTTACGAAATTGTAACAAAATACTGCCAAAACTACACGTTCTGCCTCTCCGCTGAAGAATTTCAAAAACAAAACAATGGAAGCTCTTATGATGAAAACTCTATAAAATATAATAATTGGTGGAAAGAAAATTATGGCAAAGAGAACCTCTTCTAA
- a CDS encoding NifB/NifX family molybdenum-iron cluster-binding protein, translated as MKIAISSTGETLSSDLDPRFGRAAYYLIIDTETEKIIESINNLENVNITGGAGTSATQLVANKNVEAVISGNYGPNASRGLASFEIKMFQSNVKKITEVIADLKAGTLIEVKSATVPGSH; from the coding sequence ATGAAAATTGCCATAAGTTCAACTGGAGAAACTCTTTCATCAGACCTTGATCCTCGTTTTGGTAGAGCTGCTTATTATTTAATAATTGACACTGAGACAGAAAAAATCATTGAAAGCATAAATAACCTTGAAAACGTCAATATTACTGGAGGCGCAGGAACTAGTGCGACTCAACTTGTAGCCAATAAAAATGTAGAAGCAGTAATATCAGGAAATTACGGGCCCAATGCTTCAAGAGGTCTTGCCTCGTTTGAAATAAAAATGTTTCAATCTAATGTAAAAAAAATTACCGAAGTAATTGCTGACCTAAAAGCAGGAACATTAATTGAAGTTAAATCTGCTACAGTACCAGGATCTCACTAA
- a CDS encoding bacteriohemerythrin, whose amino-acid sequence MVLFEWNDNYINNIKECDDQHKTLVKLINTLHENMKAGNGRDVLEKTLSELLDYTAYHFLTEESLLESYGYPEIKNHIKEHEALTAQVKTFYERFSAGETSITIPLSIFLKDWLINHTLYSDKKYGIFIANLKLK is encoded by the coding sequence ATGGTTTTATTTGAATGGAATGACAATTACATCAACAACATCAAAGAGTGTGATGACCAACATAAAACTCTTGTTAAGTTAATCAACACCTTACATGAAAATATGAAAGCTGGTAATGGTCGAGATGTATTAGAAAAAACTTTATCAGAGCTCTTAGACTATACGGCCTATCACTTTCTAACAGAAGAATCTTTATTAGAATCCTATGGCTATCCTGAAATAAAAAACCATATAAAAGAACATGAAGCATTAACCGCACAAGTAAAAACTTTTTATGAAAGGTTCTCCGCAGGAGAAACTTCTATAACTATACCCTTATCTATCTTCTTAAAAGATTGGCTAATTAACCATACGCTCTACAGTGATAAAAAATACGGAATTTTCATAGCCAACCTTAAATTAAAATAA
- a CDS encoding P-loop NTPase has translation MKAKQITIISGKGGTGKTTITACFTKIAKNFITADCDVDAADMHLLLNPIVKEKFLFYSGKNYSIHHNKCISCGKCQEICRFDAISNDYNIDHIACESCGACFFVCPTQAITEEQNLAGEYYISQFNNNKNMLIHANLYIGEDNSGKLVSEVRKKARKLAEDSNSEYIIIDGPPGIGCPVNAAIVGTDLAVIVTEPTLSGIHDLERILAVAKHFNIPSKVIINKYDINLKNTKEIEKICQRNNSELLGKIKYDKLVVKSLIEGKTIIETHPNHEISNQLKTIWEKIK, from the coding sequence ATGAAAGCTAAACAAATAACCATTATTAGCGGAAAAGGCGGAACTGGAAAAACTACGATAACCGCTTGCTTTACTAAAATAGCAAAAAATTTCATTACAGCTGATTGTGATGTCGATGCAGCAGACATGCATTTACTCCTTAATCCTATCGTCAAAGAAAAGTTTCTTTTCTATTCTGGAAAAAACTATTCTATCCATCATAACAAGTGTATTTCCTGTGGAAAATGCCAAGAAATTTGTAGATTTGATGCTATTAGTAATGATTACAATATTGACCACATTGCCTGCGAAAGCTGTGGCGCCTGTTTTTTTGTTTGCCCGACTCAAGCAATAACAGAAGAACAAAACCTTGCCGGAGAATATTACATTTCTCAATTCAACAACAATAAAAATATGCTAATCCACGCTAATTTGTATATTGGAGAAGATAACTCGGGCAAATTAGTCTCAGAAGTTCGAAAAAAAGCTAGAAAATTAGCAGAAGACTCCAATAGCGAATATATCATAATTGATGGACCTCCAGGCATTGGTTGCCCAGTCAATGCAGCTATTGTTGGAACAGATCTTGCTGTTATAGTTACTGAGCCGACATTGTCTGGAATCCACGATTTAGAAAGAATCTTAGCTGTGGCCAAACATTTCAATATCCCATCCAAAGTAATCATCAACAAATATGACATCAATCTCAAGAATACTAAAGAAATTGAAAAAATATGCCAACGCAATAACAGTGAGTTGTTAGGAAAAATAAAATACGATAAACTTGTTGTTAAATCGCTAATTGAAGGAAAAACAATCATTGAAACTCATCCTAACCATGAAATATCCAACCAATTAAAAACAATTTGGGAGAAAATAAAATGA
- a CDS encoding NifB/NifX family molybdenum-iron cluster-binding protein encodes MKIAIATDNDYVSEHFGRCPSYTIFEIEQNKIISKELVHNPGHEPGKIPEFLNNLNVKTIIAGGMGPRAVGFFDEYKINVITGITGSIENVISDYTSGKLTAGESTCTEGGGKGYGLDKNVCDHEAH; translated from the coding sequence ATGAAAATCGCCATAGCTACTGACAACGATTATGTTTCAGAACATTTTGGAAGATGTCCTTCTTATACTATCTTTGAAATAGAGCAAAATAAAATAATTTCTAAAGAATTAGTACATAATCCCGGACATGAACCAGGAAAAATTCCAGAATTTTTAAATAATCTCAACGTTAAGACTATTATCGCTGGTGGCATGGGGCCAAGAGCTGTTGGTTTTTTTGACGAATACAAGATTAACGTTATAACTGGTATTACTGGTAGTATAGAAAACGTTATCTCAGATTACACTTCTGGAAAACTTACAGCTGGAGAATCTACCTGCACAGAAGGTGGCGGCAAGGGATACGGACTAGACAAAAATGTTTGTGACCACGAGGCACATTAA